The following nucleotide sequence is from Cicer arietinum cultivar CDC Frontier isolate Library 1 chromosome 2, Cicar.CDCFrontier_v2.0, whole genome shotgun sequence.
ATATAGTAGATTAAATGTTTGAATTTATATTCCAACACATTAAATATTTATGCGATCTTTGTTATATGATATGTcctgaaaattaatttagttttttaaatttaagaaataatagaCTAgtctttaaataattatttaaatcaatattaaCGTTTTGGTGTAAtgtttaatttactattttgatgaaagattgctatataaattttttaatatagagattaaattgattaatatttttaatttaaaagattaatttttaattttttaaattaaaaaattatattattctctttttaGAGTAGCAACATGGAATTACGAAAATGTATATTTACTATATTTGTTCTATaatataagaagaagaaaaatctatgtattttatttaaattttgaatcaaataaattaatattttataattaacttttgtttatatattttgtcatggagaatatttgttttaaaatagtgCAGTATTTTTCACTTTGTTTAAATATATGAATACaattatacattttatttatttattttagtgtttataatttttttttgttttttgctcttttaattttgtctctgtaaaattaatttttattagaataaattattgcaatatacatatatatatatatattataatatttcattttaatctcttaattattaataatataagaaattacataaactaattttattaaaaatcaaactttacagaaattaaaattaaaaaaaaaatgaccaaacacaaaacacaaatatttgcaaaaacaaaaaaactcacAATATTTATTTGCAGTAAAAGTAAGAAgcattgattaattaattaataaataaataaaactgaaTGTACTGCTTGCTTGCAGAGTTGTATTTGCTGCGGAATCTCTGTACATAAAATCAGACATTTGATTTTACCTTTGTGAATGGGACATAAATTCACACCAACCAAGGTAGAAGAAATAGTaacaaatatgaagaaaaagaaaattatctATTGACTATGGTacatgaaaatgaaatgaaagGGACATCACTTCCTTTTTCTagtcattttctattttctataCACTATAGCCTATAGGTGTAGTTCATTCAATTAATCCTATACAcatgaataaaatataagtattcCAAAAGTATTTACATTATACAATATAATTCGATGGATTTCATATTTATGTGGcgataatgaaaaattattttgtcttCTAAGGATACTGTTATATGTTAGTTGGAGgacatttaatattttacatacATTTAAGAGTATTTTCCTACATCTAACATAAATAGTTAGACTTGTATAAAACAgtgaatttaaattcaaatttatattaaaagatatatttttatttagtttctaatatgttttaaatataataaaaaatatatggaaatcaaataaaacattcaattaagtcaattaattttttagatttttttgtcaaattataaattaaatttacaaaattgtcttttttaaatgtttacACAAAAAGCTCataaatttcatattaatatcaaatattcAACCGCTcatattaaatgtttttaatttaaattaataaaatattaaaaataattaatttttcctttgtatcaaatatacttttaattgcttataataataataataatgagatattGTTTAATTATGGAAATTTTTAAGAGTTAATGTAGTAGACTGACATCATGATGTGATTGATCCATAGAAATTAATCTGAAAGGTGAAAAtctcttttcatttttaaaaccataatatttttaaataacaacaTGAAAGGAACTATTTTCTATGCAAAAGATGAAAGAACTACAAAAGTTAAGGAACTAAACGAGAAGTATCCCTTTACAATCATAAGATAACAAATGGTGACTAGATTAGTTGGTACTTGAATTATCAAAACAACAATTTGTCTTTCTAAGAAAAAGATCGACGAGTAAtcaccatgttaacaatgatgATAGAATTAATCCATCTCCACAAAAGAGGTgtaatgtttaaaattttaatcatatttaattcaattataatCAGTATACACCGacttaaattataattgaatttttgaaCATAACAGTCACTCACATATCTAATAAGCATTAAAAACATCAATACTAATAACATGCCAAAAACATTGTATAGTGTTGCCATGCCATTGTATCTATCGTTCATTATATGAATCTTGGTTGACTTTTTGGCAAGAAAGTGACCTACAAAATAGATCAAGTGCTGCATGGTcactatattaaatatatttcgaTAAACAcacaaaagatatattttttaataataataaaattttaattttatatttcattaatattttaaaaagatattttttgtaTATGTGTCTAAAAACTATATATTTCATAATGTGACCATACAAAACTAACTCTACAAAATGTAACTCATAGTTCATAGGATGCTCTAGAGTCTTTAGGAGGAAACTTCGTAAAATAACATGATAAatctgattttattttttgtgacaTTTCAATTTTCTATTCAAACTTTATAAATGTTCTAGAAAAACATTTTCTAGTAAAATGGTATCAATTCTCTATTTTAACTACCTTATTATCTATTTGTAtgcatatatttgacattttttttgtttattaagagtaaaaaatatttttattataatttttttatttatcctcATTTATTAATCTAGTAAAAGATATAATGTAATTAtctttgtgtttttatttttgttttctaaaaacCTAATATCAAAATTCACATACACTAAATACAGATAAAAGAGAATTACGAATACACACATtccacaaaataaataaattatatagacTTTCTTAACAATccaactaacaaaaaaaaaatatagactttCTTAACAATCCAACTAACAAAAACTTATTgtatttaaatgattaatttcgAGATGAATTTAGAACCTATCTGCGTGGCATTTCCTTTGCAAATTGTAACTTTAGTCATGTAGGTAAAGAAAGAAACATTGTAGTCCATTTGTTGGTTCAATTTGTTCATTCTAACTTTAATGAAATTTGGATTGAGGAGATTCTTGTTCACCATCTAAATCAGGTATATTTGAACTCTATTCATAAATCTGAGGTATTTtcagtcaaaaaaataaataaatcaaataaaaaataaatatttaaaaaattaaattaaaaattgatatttcttggtatattaattactatgcactgatatcatattttttttacaaatacatcaaattaaattatatcttttcttaaaaaaatttaattgtatcATAACatatagaacaaaaaaaaaatgatatcatactatatttattttgtcatttttgtctttaaagTTTAAACTACTacactaatatttttattgtgaaatatgaatatatgcataaatttattattgagaaAAAGGACTATATacaatcaatataaattaattttatatgagCGGTtaataaaaatcttaattgtaattattttaaaataactacaTAATCAatgattcatatttaattttcgtataaaattgtttaaaattatttgtttatacatacatttatttttgttgactcgaagatgcatataaattaaattttattttttcatataaattaaattttaaattctacaGACAAATTGCAACTTTTGATGTCTCATTCAATAGCTCGAtaagaaaaaacaatttttttttattagaaaagtgaaatatgtataaaagaaaaaacaaaaatacagcCTAACATACTGCATTGTCTAATTATTATTGGCATAATTTCGGACAAAAAAggcataatattaatattgcagagttgagtaaaaaaaaaccaTAGGGTGCCTTTGGATgcatgtacatttaggtcattacaGCTTATCTGAATAAgcacttattttatatatgaggAATAACAACACAAATGAAAGACTTGTTGTGTTGACATCACACTTCACACCTTCAACTTCAATGGCTTCTGAGAAAGAAGCTGCCCTTGCTGCTACTCCCTCTGATTCTGATTCTCCCACCATGTATGTTTCATTCTTCTATTCTACgttgaatttctttttcttgttgttCCCTTTTTAATTGGTATTTCAATTTCACGTAAAGTTCCTATTTTTTCATGTTTTGATTATTTGGGTTTTGTTTGTTGATACATAAACCCTGAAAAGTTTGCATTTTTATGCAATTAGGTTTATTGGGTATTGAAATTTTTGGcattttttatataacttttatataattaagtCGATCTTATTGGGAAAATAGAATTGTTTGAAGTTGTAATGAATATCTGGGTTTTTGTTTGTAGAAACTGAAACCCTAAAAAGGTTGCATCTTTATGCAGTTAGTGTTATTgggtatttaaattttataattaaattgatcTTATTTGGAAAAGAATTGGTTGAAGTTGTTCTGATTATCTGggcttttgtttttgttgaaacagaaaccctaaaaaaagtTGCATTTTTATGCAGTTAGGGTTTTTGGGTATTGGAAACTTAGCATTTGTTTTTGTTACAATTAAGTCAATCTTAATATTTGGGAAAAAGAATTTTTTGAAGTTGTGTGTTTGTTGATACTATTTTGTTGTGTGCTTGATTGATGAAACCCACTTTTGAATTtggtttttgtttaattttactAGCTTCTAAATTTGCTGTGATTTTGATTAGTGTTTTTGATTTCGCATGGTGGTTTTGGTGCATACAcccaaatttatttgaaaagttCAAAGGTTCTGTTAGGGTTTTGAATAGTGGTCGCGGTAACGGTGTTGCAATACTTGATATTGCGGAGAGTTGCAGTCAAATGCGGCCTCAATACAGTTGCATTGCTTTTGGAAATGTATGCCGCGGCCCAGATCGCGGATACAGACCTTTATTTAATTACCTCCTCATGTTGGATGTAGAAGaagatatttcatttttttttagatttttggaAGTGCCTATCATTACTATTGTTAATGTTATATTATTCTGAATCATAGATTTGACAAGATCATCAACAAGGAGATTCCTTCTACCGTCGTTTATGAAGACGATAAGGTACTTCCTGATGTGTGATTATTACAAATAGTGGATGCTATGTTTGGTGTTTCATTGGATAACTTTTGTTAACTATCCATTGTGAAAACATTATAAATATAGATTTATGTTGAAACTTCATATGTGGAAAAAAGTTAGCTGCTGGTTAATTTAGGGACCCGTCCATCCCTAACATATACATTGGCCTCTGCTCTTAATAAAGTTGCAAGTAAGGGCAATGAAGGCGAGTATCTTCATTGCCCTAACAATTTAGGGACCTGTCTTTTATCAACtttctttgatctatttttgcttatattttgttatGAAGGGAGTATCTAATAATAAAAGCATTGGACAGTTGAATTTATAGACCTAAaggataatttttatttttacttttttgttttgattcatGTGCTCTATATTGATTTTCCTCCTTTTTAAAGGTACTTGCCTTTAGGGACATAAGTCCTCAAGCTCCTGTGCACATTCTTATCATTCCTAAAGTCAGAGACGGCTTGACCGGTATTTCCAAGGTAATTTTTTTGCGGCTCTTTTAGTGTTATCAAATAGCTGCTAGAGctcaaaatttcatttcaaaagCAAATCTTATTATGTTCAATGTtctttatgtattaattatttgcttaaacacaaattattattatcctctttaattttgtttatatacgTTTTTGTGAATTAGTCCTTTCTTGTGTGgtaaatgaagaaaaatgataaatttcgTATAGTATCAGTTTATGTTGATACCATGGAAGTTGTTTTCGATAATAAGAGGCTAATGACATTGATTCATCTGCGCACATATAGTTGATTTAACGTCGTGGAATAAGATTTGGTTAGTTGATAGAATGGTAAATATATATGTCTTCTATTAAGGCTatgtttggattgacttatttgagtttatttattgaattaagcacttctgagtttgtttgagagagcttatgaaaacagCTTATAATATGTCCATAAGCTGTTTTCAGCTAATTTTCACAAGTTGTTCAAGATAGCttttgaaaacaacttataactaatataaaaatagtttgactttattttatccttTGTTATTAAAATAGCTTATACAATCTTATGCTAAGAAAAAgacaacaaatgaaaaatctgTGTATTGCACCAGAGAAATATGGAAATATAAGTTACTTTCTTAGGAATCAATAACATCCAAAGCTCACTTTCTTGTgaaatttatattgaatatAAGAATATATTCCAAAGCTCACTTTCTTTGCAATGTTTCACCAGGCCGAGGAGAGGCACTTTGAGATTCTCGGGCGACTTCTTTACACCGCTAAGCTGGTTGCAAAGCAAGAAGGTCTTGACGACGGCTACCGGGTTGTAATCAACGATGGACCAAAAGGATGTAAGTGTTATTAATATCATTCACGCCAACACTTTAAATTTGacaaatatcatcaatttttttgagTTAATTTTTGTGATTCTTCTATAATGTATattgagtttgattttatttttaacaggCCAATCAGTTTACCACATTCATGTGCACCTTCTCGGCGGTCGTCAAATGAACTGGCCACCAGGCTAAAATGTAGGAAAGGATTTGCGGCGAGCCTTCCGCTCGACGGGAATTGTTACACTGGTTTTGCTATCTCTCAGTAATGATTTAAGCAACTAATAATTTGATGCATGGCTTTTGATGCTCTACTAATATTAGCattgaatatttataaagtGTTCTTGAATTTGGCTCTTAACTATGTTTAAAGTCCTATTGCAAATGTTAgttgttatttttgttaatagAGGGTGTTGAGTTTAACTTGGTTATAACTCCactttttaaaatgatattagaTTTTATCttagatatattaataatcTTATTAGggaattttcatctttttttttttcaataaacaaaatttagaatGAGGGGATGGTGCTTCTATTCAAGGTAGAGAAGATTTTAGAGATCATtaaagtttataaataatttacatttGTCTCTTTTCAATAGGACTAGTGGGTATAGGACCTGCAATTCGATCcaatagttatatttttacCACTAAAGTATTGAATTTGGGAATTTTCTTGTTGTTTAACATTGTCAAGTCAATTAATTAGTCTTTTAGTTGCCTAATAAATGAGAGGTTAATTACTTCTCCTAGTAactaaaaagaagaaaaagcaaataaaataattgtggtGGTTAATGGTAGTTGATGTTGTTTAATGTTTGGTTGGTAAGGGATTGTTGATCAAAACACATACTTTTCTCTAATCTCAAAACCTCAAATCTTTTtggagtttttatttatttatttaaaaattcataaaaataaaaatattaacacagcaaataaaattatgtcttattatttatttatttattgcagagaaaaaaaagtgaattggaataataaataatttaagttatcatagaaaaagtaaataatttattttaaaagtagcaAAATTTAATGATATGTGTAAAAAACAATTGTTAAAAGGGAATAAAGGTAGTATAATGATAATATATAGGGGGGTTTAAATATACTAGGTTGGATTAAGTTTTGTAAGTTTTGAGTACGATGTATTTTGAAAATGTTAGATTTGAGGCCATCctattatctttttcaaaaccTAAGAAAGTTTGCaagtctatttaaaataagtgaataagtttaagttttattttgatatttaagaCTTTATAGAAAATCTAACATTAtatcacattttattttataataatgcatttaaataaaataaaataagtacatAGCCACCAccaaaaaatagtaattataaGCATtaactgataaaaaaaaattagtcctttaatataaatttcttttcaatttattagatgtatttattattattttttcaaatataaccttaattattactactactttatcttagaatataaaaaattattattgaataaatcaataCACAAAtgacattttagtcatttttctatataaaaaacattttaattatactatcaatttttcttaataagagttaaatttataatagaaaCTTATATATAGGGACCAaggtagtaaaaaaataattaatgttccCAACAACCTCAACTAATTTGTGTAGCACCATGGCCAACTTTTCtctaataataatgaaaatcaGAAACAAAACCAAGTACAACAAGTTGTCTTGTTGTCTATGCTTTGCCACGTTTTTCATTAATGGCACCACTTCTCTGTATTTATATAAACCTAAACCTTATACACATTAATCTTTCAAATTAAATTGAAGGTATTGAATTTCAcaatttcattcattctttaTGCCTTATGGCTTCACTTGTACTTCTTCTATCTTTTCTTGTACGcaccaaaaacaaaaaccaaGATTCCATTGTTTTTGCAACTTCCTTTGACACTATTGAAGATGATTCATGTTTGGATGCAAAATGGACACATCAAAAAGAGTGGAGTAACTATGAAATTGAGTTGGAGgagaatattttaaatgactcaaaagTTTGTATCTATTTGGTTTAGCAAGGTCTCATAAATGTGAGTTATTGGTTCATGTCTATGTATCTAGTGTTTAATTCATGTCATCTATGTTTCTATCCActatcttttgttttatttatcaaatgCAGTTGATGTAGCATCAACCTCAATCACGATTGCATTAGTGTCGATATCAAAAATAGGATGTTCCAGTTCAGAAAGTGACACCTAATTAGCTAAGATGTAAAAGCAATTTTACAAGCATAATTACATTGTTACATTATGTATGTATATAGTGTTTAATTCATATCATCTATATTCTcatcaattttatcttttttatccCCATTCTCTCCtcttttatagtaaaaaatgtAGTTGATGTAACCTCAATCGAAGTTATATTTGTACCACATAGAtattaaaagtttgaaattgcAGTTTAAAAATCGCTACATAATTAGCTAAAATATAAAAGGAAATTTACAAACATAATTACATTATTGtaatacaaattcaacaacttttACCATTAGTTTCAAATTTAGATTTGGTGATTTGGTGGAAGTCACTGACTGCATGCATTCATGCAGTCAATAACTGTGTGATCGTCTGATTATGATTGGATAATTCAAATATGAAGCAAGAGTTACCCTAATGAATTCGTAACAAAGGGATGGCTCTCATCCTCAAAACTCTCAAAATAAAACACTTCAACATACCAATCATTTAAGCAACTTCTATGATAAGCCCGTTGGAGActaaacaatttattttcaacgccatttttcttcttcaatgaCATAAGTGATGACCCTTTTTCAGCTTCTTGTATAAGCTTGTGAAATTCTCTTGGCCCTCCCGAAGGAATTCTTATAATCCTCAAGGGATGCTTCCCTATGATTCTTTTTTTGTCATTGATTTCTGCAGCAATACGATCTGGTACAATGAATGATTCATTTACACATTACTTCTATTAAGAAAAAAGTAAGTATAAATATGAAGTCAATAAAATGATACTTTTACATAATTACACTACTTATTCACCGTTACCATAATagcaaaatagaaaataattacttaaaaattacataaaatgttaattagatgatataattaaaaataataattaatattatgttaagaaataagtattcatttttaaataatgttttttatatatagatagatcACTAACTGATTCAAAAGACATATATATGTAAACCATcttcaaattataaattttttataatcttaCTAAATTCGTTAAATCTAACACAcctaaattttttgtttataagaaAAAGTAAAGATAATGTTCAAGATTACATAAgtataaaatgtttaaaaataaaataaaaaatagaggtCTAAAATTCTACCACTAATGAATTTCAATATCattaagtgattttttttagaataggTACATAGACATGTTATGATTATGAGAATTGTTCTAGATTAGTTGAGAATTGACATAACAAAACTTGAACCAATAGAAGCTGTGAGTTGAAATTGCTTTTGCTATAAGCTATCAATTGGACGTGGTTTTGTTGCTTTTCCTGTGGTACTTGTATTTTCATTtcatatgtaaaataaatacaattaacttattggatatatatatatatataNNNNNNNNNNNNNNNNNNNNNNNNNNNNNNNNNNNNNNNNNNNNNNNNNNNTATATAAAGAAGTATTGTAGAAGTTTTCAAATTCCAAAACGGTGAGCCAATGGGTCTTCCTAtccaaatttcaattttcaaccgtAGGATCTTTCATCAACTGTATcagttcaattttattatttctgtTTTATTTGAGTTGTGTGTGATtcttaaaatattgattttaattaattaatgatgtGTACGATTTTTAATTACAgttaattgaaaaatttgataagttagaatataataaaatattaatagaaaaatgtaactaatattatattaatattataaaataataaataatttaagataaaataaacgactaataaaaaatttaaattgagatGGAAGGAGTACTTTTGCAGTGAAatcatatatgtatttttaaatatgttttttgaattattataagAACACTATTTCATTTAGGCTTAGTTCAACCGGTAAAAATGTTGAAATTATTAGATTGAATATCATGTCATAGATTCGACTTGTacgagtttttattattattttatctaaaacaaaaacaacactatttcaaattttcttaaattgttATCTTAATGTGTTTTTCTTCTCTGTATATCTCTCTCATCAAAAgtttaaaatgataataattattatccttttattaattatatatattttttcatttgattaattaataaaaggatGAATCTGTCATCGCCCTTCCACTTTTACCTCTCATCTCTCAAAGtagatgaaaaaattatttttatcattttttgttCCATACCACCTAATAaagtcaaattttttaaaaatttaacatttcaacaatttcatattttcacatttaaaaaaaaatcaagaaaaattatgtttaagaaGTTTCacattaaatcaaaattttaattttttttaaattatcgaaaaattgtattttaaaagtttcacattcaactaaatttttgaaattttaaaaaaatttcagttcggaaattttcatatttaataaaattttcaaattattaaaaaattatatttcaaaagttttatgttcaaccaaaaaaattacatttcaaaaatttcacattcaactaatttttaattttctttaagaaAAAATGAGAATTCAtgtttcgaaaattttaaatttaacaaaaattttaaagatggagaaatttttttttcttatattttaaaaaattaaatagttaaaaagacccaaatttattttatataatttgagGAGTGGAAGATAAAGTGTACTATTGAGTGACTTAATTCATTTCTGGGCCTAATGAACTCAAAATCCCTTAAACTAGCTCAACAACGATTTCGGGCCAATTCCATCACGGTAAatctaaaagaaaacaaaaatataaaaaatttacctTATACCCCATACTTATCTATACCTCTACCACTttttaaaaatgtgaaatatatttttgattttttttttactgtgtTATCAATTCAAACTCTCTATATTTTTACCTTTCAAAGATttcctgaagaaaaaaaaagttttgtaGAAGTTATTGAAAAAGATTTGTGGTAGAGAAAAGTTTATGGAAAAACTTTTTGAAAGTTTTCTG
It contains:
- the LOC101513222 gene encoding 14 kDa zinc-binding protein; the protein is MRNNNTNERLVVLTSHFTPSTSMASEKEAALAATPSDSDSPTIFDKIINKEIPSTVVYEDDKVLAFRDISPQAPVHILIIPKVRDGLTGISKAEERHFEILGRLLYTAKLVAKQEGLDDGYRVVINDGPKGCQSVYHIHVHLLGGRQMNWPPG